The Celeribacter baekdonensis genomic interval TGACATTTGCGCCAAGGGGTCAAGCCTTTGTAGAGGTCTTTGAGCATATCGGCGGCTTTTTTATCGAGCCCTGCCGCCTCTTTTTCCACATCCATCTCCGCATTGGCCCGCGCCAGGGCGCGCAGTTCTTCGGCTTTGCCTTCGATTTCCGCAAGGGGTTTTTCGAATTCGAGATAATGGGTCATGCTGTACTCCGACACTGGTCTTGTCTGTATATGGCGATTTTCGCGCGCCGGTGCAACTCGGCAAGATTTGCAAAGTGGATCTATGCGAGGACAAGGGGCGAAAGGGAGAAAGAATGGCACAAGATTACGATCATCGCCTGTTGCGTGTGCTCACGTATATCGAGGCCAATTTGGACGGTGATTTGTCGCTGGACCAATTGGCGGGGGTGGCCGCACTCAGCCGATTCCATTTTCATCGGGTGTTTCGCGCGATGACCGGGGAAACCGTGGCACAGGCGGTGCGGCGCGTGCGGTTGCGCGCGGCTGCGGCTGAATTGTTGCGCGGGGATGAGCCGATCGAGGCGATCGCCGCACGGCACGGCTACCACAATCTGTCCAGTTTTTCACGCGCCTTTCGCGATCAAAATGCAATGAGCCCCGGTGCGTTTCGGGAGCGCGGCTTTGTCACGCCTCAGCCGTTGTCCGAGACGCTGCCGCGGCAAAAGGAGTTTGCCATGTACGACATCGACATCCGTGATATGCCCGCCCATCGTCTCGCTGCGATTGCGCATCTGGGTGATTATATGAAAGTGAACCAAGCCTTTGGCAAAGCCGGTGCTGTGCTCGGCGCACGCGGGATGATGCAACAGGCGGGACCGATGATTGGCGTCTATCTGGACGATCCCTCCTCGGTGCCTTTGGATGCGCTGCGCTCCTATGCGGGGATGAGTGTCCCAGAGGGGGCTTTGATCGAAGATCCGTTAGAAGAGATCGCTTTGGTCGGCGGCAAACACGCGGTTTTGCGCTATGTTGGGCCCTATGAGGGCTTGTCTAATGCCTATGCCACGCTGTTTGGATCGTGGTTGCCGCAAAGCGGT includes:
- a CDS encoding AraC family transcriptional regulator; this translates as MAQDYDHRLLRVLTYIEANLDGDLSLDQLAGVAALSRFHFHRVFRAMTGETVAQAVRRVRLRAAAAELLRGDEPIEAIAARHGYHNLSSFSRAFRDQNAMSPGAFRERGFVTPQPLSETLPRQKEFAMYDIDIRDMPAHRLAAIAHLGDYMKVNQAFGKAGAVLGARGMMQQAGPMIGVYLDDPSSVPLDALRSYAGMSVPEGALIEDPLEEIALVGGKHAVLRYVGPYEGLSNAYATLFGSWLPQSGEVPRDAPPYEQYENTPMDTAPEDLVTLICVPLQ